One stretch of Micromonospora echinospora DNA includes these proteins:
- a CDS encoding peptidoglycan recognition protein family protein, protein MHFDHPELDRRTLLRAGLGAAAVAVVGSELVRPAAAHAAPGADLDWIISCDEWAARPPADPLSVSAIPTNKIIVHHMAFPNVTDYSEEHAKQLARDCQDLHMDGNGWSDTGQHFTVSRGGHVLEGRHGSLDRLRAGDRQMIAAHCPGENGRAIGIENEGTYVTETPPEELLDGLVRLCTTICRQYGLHAHDIFGHWDFRATLCPGAMFYREFPALRRAVFKQLGTKLGDVPARRWPDIWRFVGGPVVQVAQRLLTFRGCTVPVTGVFDAATVAAVQDWQARNGVPVDVDATLTAPTWETLAPELDQKSSGIPVAAAQFMLASKGYAEVTETGEYDHATRTAVKDLQRLHGLPPNGKISTTTWCALVGGVVRQSFHKH, encoded by the coding sequence ATGCACTTCGACCACCCCGAGCTGGACCGCCGTACGCTGCTGCGGGCCGGCCTCGGCGCCGCCGCGGTCGCGGTCGTCGGGAGCGAGCTCGTCCGGCCGGCCGCCGCGCACGCCGCGCCGGGCGCGGACCTCGACTGGATCATCAGCTGCGACGAGTGGGCCGCCCGCCCGCCGGCCGACCCGCTGTCGGTCAGCGCGATCCCCACCAACAAGATCATCGTGCACCACATGGCGTTCCCGAACGTCACGGACTACTCCGAGGAGCACGCCAAGCAGCTCGCCCGCGACTGCCAGGACCTGCACATGGACGGCAACGGCTGGTCCGACACCGGGCAGCACTTCACGGTGAGCCGCGGCGGCCACGTCCTGGAGGGACGCCACGGCAGCCTGGACCGGCTGCGCGCCGGCGACCGGCAGATGATCGCCGCGCACTGCCCGGGCGAGAACGGGCGGGCCATCGGCATCGAGAACGAGGGCACCTACGTCACCGAGACGCCGCCGGAGGAGCTGCTCGACGGACTGGTCCGGCTCTGCACCACGATCTGCCGGCAGTACGGGCTGCACGCCCACGACATCTTCGGCCACTGGGACTTCCGGGCCACGCTCTGCCCGGGCGCGATGTTCTACCGGGAGTTCCCGGCGCTGCGCCGCGCGGTCTTCAAGCAGCTCGGCACCAAGCTCGGCGACGTGCCGGCCCGCCGCTGGCCGGACATCTGGCGTTTCGTCGGCGGCCCGGTGGTCCAGGTCGCCCAGCGCCTGCTCACGTTCCGCGGCTGCACCGTGCCGGTCACCGGCGTGTTCGACGCGGCCACCGTCGCGGCGGTGCAGGACTGGCAGGCGCGCAACGGCGTTCCGGTCGACGTCGACGCCACGCTGACCGCGCCGACCTGGGAGACCCTCGCCCCGGAACTGGACCAGAAGTCCAGCGGGATCCCGGTGGCCGCCGCGCAGTTCATGCTCGCCTCCAAGGGCTACGCCGAGGTGACCGAGACCGGCGAGTACGACCACGCCACCCGCACGGCGGTGAAGGACCTCCAGCGCCTGCACGGACTACCGCCCAACGGCAAGATCAGCACCACCACCTGGTGCGCGCTGGTGGGGGGTGTGGTGCGCCAGTCGTTCCACAAGCACTGA
- a CDS encoding ABA4-like family protein: MTEILFGLTFTLAAPFWALMILAPRWSWTTRIVGSPLIVAPVLLTYALLVLPSLGAVLPVVTAPTLDGLRDLLGTPDGAAAAWAHMIAFDLFVGRWIWQDARERGLPALLTAPVLLLTILLGPLGLAVHLGLRAGWRRRADVVAPATPVA; encoded by the coding sequence ATGACCGAGATCCTGTTCGGCCTGACGTTCACGCTCGCCGCGCCGTTCTGGGCGCTGATGATCCTGGCGCCGCGCTGGTCCTGGACCACCCGGATCGTCGGTTCGCCGCTGATCGTGGCGCCGGTGCTGCTGACCTACGCCCTCCTCGTGCTCCCGTCGCTCGGTGCGGTGCTGCCGGTGGTGACAGCACCCACCCTCGACGGTCTGCGGGACCTGCTCGGCACTCCCGACGGCGCGGCGGCGGCCTGGGCCCACATGATCGCCTTCGACCTGTTCGTCGGCCGGTGGATCTGGCAGGACGCGCGGGAGCGCGGCCTGCCGGCCCTGCTCACCGCCCCGGTGCTGCTGCTCACCATCCTGCTCGGCCCGCTCGGGCTGGCCGTCCATCTCGGACTGCGAGCCGGTTGGCGGCGGCGCGCCGACGTGGTGGCTCCGGCCACGCCGGTTGCCTAG
- a CDS encoding DUF4395 domain-containing protein: protein MLLDPRGPRFAAVLTTAVLAIVLVTGSGLLLLAQAVVFALTALNPRLGPYGLLFRALVAPRLDPPAELEPVAPVRFAQLVGLGFSVLGAAGWLAGLPALGLAATGAALAAAFLNAAFGLCLGCEAYLAIRRLAGRPLAARVAAPPR from the coding sequence ATGCTGCTCGACCCCCGGGGACCGCGCTTCGCCGCCGTCCTCACCACAGCCGTCCTCGCGATCGTCCTCGTCACCGGCTCCGGGCTGCTCCTGCTCGCCCAGGCCGTCGTGTTCGCGCTCACCGCGCTCAACCCGCGCCTCGGCCCGTACGGCCTGCTGTTCCGCGCCCTGGTGGCGCCCCGGCTGGACCCGCCGGCGGAGCTGGAACCGGTCGCGCCGGTGCGCTTCGCCCAGCTCGTCGGGCTGGGCTTCAGCGTCCTCGGCGCGGCCGGCTGGCTCGCCGGACTGCCCGCGCTCGGCCTGGCCGCCACCGGCGCGGCGCTGGCCGCGGCGTTCCTCAACGCCGCGTTCGGGCTCTGCCTGGGCTGCGAGGCGTACCTGGCGATCCGGCGCCTGGCCGGACGCCCGCTCGCCGCCCGGGTGGCGGCGCCCCCGCGCTGA
- the dinB gene encoding DNA polymerase IV — protein MSSEATILHADLDAFYASVEQRDDPRLRGRPVIVGGGVVLACSYEAKALGVRSAMGGRQARRLCPDAVVVPPRMAAYTAASRAVFEIFRDTTPLVEGLSIDEAFLDVGGLRRLAGAPAGVAAALRERVRREVGLPITVGVARTKFLAKVASGVAKPDGLLVVEPERELAFLHPLPVERLWGVGPVTAARLRERGIRTVGQVARLDEPALVSLLGAGAGRHLHALAHNRDPRAVQVGRRRSSMGAQHALGRGPHSPAELDAVLAGLVDRVTGRMRAARRTGRTVTLRLRFADYTRATRSHTLDEQTAQTAPLRGAARDLLRAALPQIALRGVTLLGVSVGNLGSGHTQLALPFTADPGPALDAAVDAVRDRFGSRALTRGVLLGRDPGVEMPRLPD, from the coding sequence GTGTCGAGCGAGGCCACCATCCTGCACGCCGACCTGGACGCGTTCTACGCCTCGGTCGAGCAGCGCGACGACCCCCGGCTGCGCGGCCGGCCGGTGATCGTCGGCGGCGGCGTGGTGCTCGCGTGCAGCTACGAGGCGAAGGCGCTCGGCGTGCGCAGCGCCATGGGCGGACGGCAGGCGCGGCGGCTCTGCCCGGACGCGGTGGTGGTGCCGCCCCGGATGGCCGCGTACACCGCTGCCAGCCGGGCGGTGTTCGAGATCTTCCGGGACACCACCCCGCTGGTCGAAGGGCTCAGCATCGACGAGGCGTTCCTCGACGTGGGCGGGCTGCGGCGGCTCGCCGGAGCGCCGGCCGGCGTCGCGGCCGCGCTACGCGAGCGGGTCCGCCGCGAGGTCGGCCTGCCGATCACCGTCGGCGTGGCCCGGACGAAGTTCCTGGCCAAGGTGGCCAGCGGGGTGGCCAAGCCGGACGGGCTGCTGGTGGTCGAGCCGGAGCGGGAACTGGCCTTCCTGCACCCGCTGCCTGTGGAACGGCTCTGGGGCGTCGGTCCGGTCACCGCCGCCCGGCTGCGCGAGCGCGGCATCCGTACCGTCGGGCAGGTGGCCCGGCTGGACGAGCCCGCGCTGGTGTCGCTGCTCGGCGCGGGCGCGGGGCGGCACCTGCACGCCCTGGCCCACAACCGCGACCCTCGGGCGGTGCAGGTGGGCCGCCGCCGCTCCTCGATGGGCGCGCAGCACGCGCTGGGGCGCGGGCCGCACTCCCCCGCCGAGCTGGACGCGGTGCTGGCCGGGCTGGTCGACCGGGTCACCGGACGGATGCGCGCGGCCCGGCGCACCGGCCGCACGGTGACGCTGCGGCTGCGCTTCGCCGACTACACCCGGGCCACCCGGTCGCACACGCTCGACGAGCAGACCGCGCAGACCGCGCCGTTGCGCGGCGCCGCCCGCGACCTGCTGCGCGCCGCGCTGCCGCAGATCGCGCTGCGCGGCGTCACGCTGCTCGGCGTCTCCGTGGGCAACCTCGGCAGCGGGCACACCCAGCTCGCCCTGCCGTTCACCGCCGACCCGGGCCCGGCGCTGGACGCCGCCGTCGACGCGGTACGGGACCGCTTCGGGTCGCGGGCGCTCACCCGTGGCGTGCTGCTCGGCCGCGACCCGGGCGTCGAGATGCCCCGGCTGCCGGATTGA
- a CDS encoding penicillin acylase family protein: MPRPTLRARLAALTAAALTASVLTAIPPSPALAATTFTPDDYCLGQCADILPPGQNGNATLAGILAHQALGTRPAHSSDQLDEYANLVYNYAGLTDEQIAHFYNDASFGVPDAQVESRISPRSDVTIVRDKATGVPHITGTTRAGTMFGAGYAGAQDRLWVMDLLRHVGRGNVSSFAGGAPGNRELEQSVWANSPYTEADLQAQVNALRLKGTRGQQLYTDVADYIAGINAYIDKSIADDNYPGEYVLTGAGKPKHFTMTDLIATAGVIGGLFGGGGGSEVRSALVRVAARAKYGATEGDRVWAAFRSQNDPETVLTLHDGQSFPYGATPPGATSAVLPDSGTVVAEPLAYDATGGAAARTGSSAATKDLLGGLSTLRTHGMSNAVVVSGRHTTSGNPVAVFGPQTGYFAPQLLMLQELQGPGISARGAAFAGLNLYVLLGRGQDYAWSATSASQDLTDTYAVPLCTTDGTAPTLRSNRYLYRGQCLAMEVLEKRNSWSPTLADSTPAGAYTLRALRTKYGLVAYRGMVNGQPTAFTKLRSTYRHEADSAIGFQAFNDPAAMGSAAAFQASAANVGYAFNWFYVNSTEAAYYNSGANPVRSSTSDPNLPMKAEPAYEWVGWNPDTNDATYAPASAHPQSVNQDYYVSWNNKQARDFGAADGNFSYGAVHRGQLLDGPVKAAIAQRKLSRADVVRITAEAGVTDLRGQQVLGELLRVLDSTPVTDPALAAAVTKLRAWQQAGSRRVETSPGSKVYQHADAIRIFDAWWPLLAAAQFRPGLGPDLYAALVDALQVNESPSGGQNAARDGTVSWGSQGQAHKGSAFQYGWWGYVDKDLRAVLGDPVAGGLGRTYCGNGNLGACRQALLDTLGQATAAPAATVYPGDSSCGAGDQWCADAIAQSGLGGITHPLIGWQNRPTYQQVVSFPARRGDTVTNLAQGRTATASSTQFLTSNTPAKAVDGSLGTRWASSYNDNQWLRVDLGSARTISRAVLRWESAYATGYRIEVSGDGNSWQPVFSTTTGNGGVDNVTFAPVSARYVRMFGVTRATSYGFSLYEFEVYGR; this comes from the coding sequence ATGCCACGACCCACCCTTCGCGCCCGCCTCGCGGCGCTGACCGCAGCCGCCCTGACCGCGAGCGTCCTGACGGCCATCCCGCCGTCACCGGCACTCGCCGCCACCACGTTCACCCCCGACGACTACTGCCTCGGCCAGTGCGCCGACATCCTGCCGCCCGGGCAGAACGGCAACGCCACGCTCGCCGGCATCCTGGCCCACCAGGCGCTCGGCACCCGCCCCGCGCACTCCAGCGACCAGCTCGACGAGTACGCGAACCTGGTCTACAACTACGCCGGGTTGACCGACGAGCAGATCGCCCACTTCTACAACGACGCCTCCTTCGGCGTCCCCGACGCACAGGTGGAGAGCAGGATCTCGCCGCGCTCGGACGTCACCATCGTGCGGGACAAGGCCACCGGCGTCCCGCACATCACCGGCACCACCCGCGCCGGCACCATGTTCGGCGCCGGCTACGCCGGAGCCCAGGACCGGCTCTGGGTGATGGACCTGCTGCGGCACGTCGGCCGCGGCAACGTCAGCTCGTTCGCCGGCGGCGCCCCCGGCAACCGCGAGCTGGAGCAGAGCGTCTGGGCCAACTCGCCCTACACCGAGGCGGACCTCCAGGCCCAGGTGAACGCGCTGCGCCTCAAGGGCACCCGGGGCCAGCAGCTCTACACCGACGTGGCCGACTACATCGCCGGCATCAACGCCTACATCGACAAGTCGATCGCCGACGACAACTACCCCGGCGAGTACGTGCTCACCGGCGCCGGCAAGCCCAAGCACTTCACCATGACCGACCTGATCGCCACCGCCGGCGTCATCGGCGGGCTGTTCGGCGGAGGCGGCGGCAGCGAGGTCCGGTCCGCGCTGGTCCGGGTGGCCGCCCGCGCCAAGTATGGGGCCACCGAGGGCGACCGGGTCTGGGCGGCGTTCCGCTCGCAGAACGACCCGGAGACCGTGCTGACGCTGCACGACGGGCAGAGCTTCCCGTACGGCGCGACGCCGCCCGGCGCCACCAGCGCTGTGCTGCCCGATTCCGGCACCGTGGTCGCCGAGCCGCTCGCGTACGACGCCACCGGCGGGGCCGCCGCCCGCACCGGCAGCAGCGCCGCCACCAAGGACCTGCTCGGCGGCCTGTCCACCCTGCGCACGCACGGCATGTCCAACGCCGTCGTGGTCTCCGGCAGGCACACCACCAGCGGCAACCCGGTGGCCGTGTTCGGCCCGCAGACCGGCTACTTCGCCCCGCAGTTGCTCATGCTCCAGGAACTCCAGGGCCCCGGGATCAGCGCGCGCGGCGCCGCGTTCGCCGGACTGAACCTCTACGTGCTGCTCGGCCGCGGCCAGGACTACGCGTGGAGCGCCACCTCCGCCTCGCAGGACCTGACCGACACGTACGCGGTGCCGCTGTGCACCACCGACGGCACCGCGCCGACGCTGCGCTCCAACCGCTACCTCTACCGCGGGCAGTGCCTGGCCATGGAGGTGCTGGAGAAGCGCAACTCGTGGTCGCCGACGCTCGCCGACTCCACCCCGGCCGGCGCGTACACGCTGCGCGCGCTGCGCACCAAGTACGGGCTGGTCGCCTACCGGGGCATGGTGAACGGGCAGCCGACCGCGTTCACCAAGCTGCGCTCCACCTACCGCCACGAGGCCGACTCGGCGATCGGCTTCCAGGCGTTCAACGACCCGGCGGCGATGGGCAGCGCGGCGGCGTTCCAGGCGTCCGCCGCGAACGTCGGGTACGCGTTCAACTGGTTCTACGTCAACTCGACCGAGGCGGCGTACTACAACTCCGGCGCGAACCCGGTGCGCTCCTCCACCTCCGACCCGAACCTGCCGATGAAGGCCGAGCCGGCGTACGAGTGGGTCGGCTGGAACCCGGACACCAACGACGCCACCTACGCCCCGGCGTCGGCCCATCCGCAGTCGGTCAACCAGGACTACTACGTCAGCTGGAACAACAAGCAGGCGCGGGACTTCGGCGCGGCCGACGGCAACTTCAGCTACGGCGCGGTGCACCGCGGCCAGCTGCTCGACGGTCCGGTGAAGGCGGCCATCGCCCAGCGCAAGCTCAGCCGCGCCGACGTCGTCCGGATCACCGCCGAGGCGGGGGTGACCGACCTGCGGGGCCAGCAGGTCCTCGGTGAGCTCTTGCGGGTGCTGGACAGCACACCGGTCACCGACCCGGCGCTGGCCGCCGCGGTGACCAAGCTGCGGGCCTGGCAGCAGGCCGGGTCCCGCCGGGTGGAGACGTCACCCGGCTCGAAGGTCTACCAGCACGCCGACGCCATCCGGATCTTCGACGCCTGGTGGCCGCTGCTGGCCGCGGCGCAGTTCCGGCCCGGCCTCGGCCCCGACCTGTACGCCGCGCTGGTCGACGCCCTGCAGGTCAACGAGTCGCCCTCAGGCGGGCAGAACGCGGCGCGCGACGGCACCGTGAGCTGGGGGTCGCAGGGGCAGGCGCACAAGGGCTCGGCGTTCCAGTACGGCTGGTGGGGTTACGTCGACAAGGACCTGCGCGCGGTGCTCGGCGACCCGGTGGCCGGTGGGCTCGGGCGCACGTACTGCGGCAACGGCAACCTGGGCGCGTGCCGGCAGGCGCTGCTGGACACGCTCGGCCAGGCCACCGCCGCCCCGGCGGCCACCGTCTACCCGGGTGACTCGTCCTGCGGGGCCGGGGACCAGTGGTGCGCCGACGCGATCGCCCAGTCCGGGCTCGGTGGCATCACCCACCCGCTGATCGGCTGGCAGAACCGGCCCACCTATCAGCAGGTCGTCTCGTTCCCGGCGCGCCGCGGTGACACGGTGACCAACCTGGCGCAGGGCCGTACCGCCACCGCGTCCAGCACGCAGTTCCTGACCAGCAACACCCCGGCCAAGGCGGTCGACGGCAGCCTCGGCACCCGGTGGGCCAGCAGCTACAACGACAACCAGTGGCTGCGGGTGGACCTCGGCTCGGCCCGCACGATCAGCCGGGCGGTGCTGCGGTGGGAGTCCGCCTACGCCACCGGTTACCGGATCGAGGTCTCCGGTGACGGCAACTCCTGGCAGCCGGTGTTCAGCACCACCACCGGCAACGGCGGCGTCGACAACGTGACGTTCGCGCCGGTCAGCGCCCGCTACGTGCGGATGTTCGGCGTCACGCGGGCCACCTCGTACGGCTTCTCGCTCTACGAGTTCGAGGTCTACGGCAGGTGA
- a CDS encoding thioredoxin family protein — protein MQSPSPAGILVLVAVLAAATAFGWWRRRHDGRLRAVRKRPSDAAAPHRATLTVLGVRPGERTLVQFSAPVCAPCRAARRVLADVAARLDGVAVREVGVDEHLDAARELDVWRTPTVLVVDGAGRIVRRAAGVPDRDELIAALTAGAAR, from the coding sequence GTGCAGTCGCCCAGCCCGGCCGGGATTCTCGTGCTCGTCGCGGTGCTCGCGGCCGCCACCGCGTTCGGCTGGTGGCGCCGCCGCCACGACGGCCGGCTGCGCGCCGTCCGGAAGCGCCCATCGGACGCCGCCGCGCCGCACCGGGCCACCCTCACCGTCCTCGGGGTACGCCCCGGCGAGCGCACGCTTGTGCAGTTCTCCGCCCCGGTCTGCGCGCCCTGCCGGGCCGCCCGGCGGGTCCTCGCCGACGTCGCCGCACGCCTCGACGGGGTCGCGGTGCGGGAGGTCGGCGTGGACGAACACCTCGACGCGGCCCGGGAGCTGGACGTGTGGCGCACCCCGACCGTGCTCGTGGTGGACGGCGCCGGCCGGATCGTGCGCCGGGCCGCCGGGGTGCCCGACCGGGACGAGCTGATCGCCGCGCTCACCGCCGGGGCGGCCCGATGA